Sequence from the Undibacterium piscinae genome:
TTTGCGGATTTCAGCACCGTCGTTGATGAAAGCAATCAACCGCATTTGGCCGCCGCAGTGCAGGCATAACAATGGAAATACTTCATAGATCCGTGCGATCAATTTCGCCCATAGGTAGCGTGCTGGCGATCGTTTGGCGTTGGTCTGGGCTTCTTGGTCTGCAGCTATTTGCGGCGCAACGGGCGGGGTCACCGGCATGGGCGCCATGGCGGTGACTGCTGCCCTGAGTGGAGAATTCGGTGCCAAGACACCGAAGTAACGATGACGGTGCATACGTGGTGGCGGCACCAACGCGGCGATCTTGGCGATGAATTCGCATGGTGTCAGGATTAAATCGCCTTGCTTGCCTCCGGATTGCGGTTTGGGACAATGGTAGAGCAAATGATCTTGTCCTTTGCGGTGCAGCCTTTCCATGGCAAACGGTGGACGTGCGCAATAGCGAAGTAGTCTCTCTAGGCCAGCTCTATCATCGGCTGCGATGCACACACTGGCATCAACCGAAAAACCGCCACCATGGCGGGCTAGCAGCATCACTTCGCCATCAATGCTGTCAAGTAAGCCACGCTTAACGAAGGCGCGCACGATACGTCGTTTGGCTTCATTTTGCACTTGAGCTATGGCCTCGGCACTGAGATGCGCCAGTGCATGAAACGTTACTTTGCCGCTCTCATCGCCATCGTCACCATCCACAGCCTCAAACACGCCATCGACAACGCAGATATGAAAATGCACATGCCTATTGAGGCTCGAGCCAAAGCGATGAATAAAAGCACAGGCCGCCAATTGCACCCGCTTGCGATCGAGCGCCACCGCACTGGGGCAATGTGCCTGCAGGCTGGCCAGGATCACCCGCAGAAATATCCGCAATGCGGTATTGAGTGCCTTGGGATCGTTCTGCAGAAAATAGCGTAAGCGTTTGGGCAGCGAGAGCACCCATTGCCGCACGGGCAGCTTGGGAAAAATGTGATCGGACAGATGCGCCGCCGTCTCCACCATGCGCCGTGTATTGCACGATGGGCACACGCCGCGCCCTTTGCAGGAAAAGGCGACCAGAAAATCATGACCGCAAGCCTCACAACGGACGCGGGCGAAGCCATAAGCCGAATTTGCAAATGCGTGCCGCATTTGAGGTTTTGCGAAACGCAGTCTCGACATAAGGCGCTGGCGTGTGCAGATCACCTTGCCCATCAAACTGGCCGCTAGAGGCAAGCGCGAGCCAGGTTTCGACGTGACCAGCGATGGTGCGATAGAACAGACTTTGCTCGGGATGACGGGCTTGATACAGCGCGGGGGCTTGCTTGGGGGCGGCTTGCCCTTGTACCGGCCGCACTGTTGCATGCCGGGCATGTGGGCGGCAAACAGCGGCTTGTGGCACATCGGAATGACCGGTGGCTGACATGGCAGCAACATCCATAGCGCAATTGATGGATGAATACTGTATGCCCAATCAGTTATTTTTTGTTGCTTTTTGTCGACCTGCGATAGACACTCTAGCTTGTTATGTAAGCAATTGACTTGACGATGGGTGGCTCACCGCGACTGTCGCAATCAGTCTTTATGCATAGGACTTGATTATGAATAGCATTTGCCAACGAGCATGCCTGCTCCGTTACAAATGTGGCGCAGGCATGATCACTTGTTATTCATAATTACAGCGTCTTCAAGAATGCCAACAACGAGTCCGATGCCCGGAACCGTGGGAGTTTTCCCCCTGGCTCCTGTAATCGGGCGAGCGCTTTTTCCTTCATTGCCAAATTTGCCTCCACGTAGTGATGTGAGGTGGCAGGACTCTCGTGGCCCAGCCAAAGCGCTATCACACTGATATTCTCCCCTGATTCCAGCAGGCTCATGGCAGAGGTGTGTCGAACCGTATGGGGTGTAATGCGGCGATTGGTTAGCTCGAAGGCTGACAGCACACCGAAAAAAATTCCAAAAGGGAACTTCTAAAAACCTAAAAACAAAAACTTTTCTCGCCGCAGAGGCGCAGAGGACGCAAAGAAAATTTTTGTTTTTCCCTCTGCGTCCTCTGCGCCTCTGCGGCAAAGCTTTTCCTTGTGAGTCGCTATCATCACGGTTCCTTGGTTTTTAGAAGTTCCCCATTGTGCTCATCACAGAAATAGGCATAAACAAG
This genomic interval carries:
- a CDS encoding transposase, which produces MRHAFANSAYGFARVRCEACGHDFLVAFSCKGRGVCPSCNTRRMVETAAHLSDHIFPKLPVRQWVLSLPKRLRYFLQNDPKALNTALRIFLRVILASLQAHCPSAVALDRKRVQLAACAFIHRFGSSLNRHVHFHICVVDGVFEAVDGDDGDESGKVTFHALAHLSAEAIAQVQNEAKRRIVRAFVKRGLLDSIDGEVMLLARHGGGFSVDASVCIAADDRAGLERLLRYCARPPFAMERLHRKGQDHLLYHCPKPQSGGKQGDLILTPCEFIAKIAALVPPPRMHRHRYFGVLAPNSPLRAAVTAMAPMPVTPPVAPQIAADQEAQTNAKRSPARYLWAKLIARIYEVFPLLCLHCGGQMRLIAFINDGAEIRKILDHIGVESSPPKISQARGPPLWDACDDAEEKDYFDDGAGDDIGQKGPDDDVDQSVNW
- a CDS encoding integrase — its product is MSLLESGENISVIALWLGHESPATSHHYVEANLAMKEKALARLQEPGGKLPRFRASDSLLAFLKTL